Proteins encoded in a region of the Stieleria neptunia genome:
- the rho gene encoding transcription termination factor Rho: MQSNRPSGDEHRADDRGPKRHGGSRDYSSHRRQRQQRHPDKVVDRRIRELDAERDPLSLPEEIVSEATKVGQRVGIPSGGDGPQLNLAQLQELGDAKLLEMAREDGIPDFEVMSKQELIFAVLKHRMKVGGLMYGEGTLEILPDGFGFLRSSKHHYVSCPDDIYVSPSQIRRFGLQTGSHVAGQIRPPKENERYFALLRIEAINRRDPSQRNAAIPFEDLTPLHPDRRIMMEHEGGEMSTRVVDMLTPIGFGQRGLIVSPPRAGKTVLMQNMARAVLSNYPEAYVFILLIDERPEEVTDMEREVRGPQCEVISSTFDEPAQRHIQVAQMVIEKAKRMVEAGVDVVVFLDSITRLARAHNSDGESTGKLLSGGLDAGAMQKPKSIFGSARKTEEGGSLTIIATALVDTGSKMDDVIFEEFKGTGNLEIVLDRSLVDRRIWPAIDISRSGTRREEMLLDQEEFKRISALRRALSEVSPVDAMDDLIKRLKKTQNNAEFLLSVKDVD, encoded by the coding sequence ATGCAATCCAATCGGCCTTCGGGCGACGAACACCGCGCTGATGATCGCGGACCAAAACGTCATGGCGGATCACGTGATTATTCCAGTCACCGCCGGCAACGCCAACAACGACATCCGGACAAGGTCGTCGATCGACGCATCCGAGAACTCGATGCGGAGCGGGATCCGCTGTCGCTGCCCGAAGAGATCGTCAGTGAAGCGACCAAGGTCGGACAACGCGTCGGGATTCCCTCCGGCGGCGACGGGCCCCAGCTGAACCTGGCCCAATTGCAAGAGTTGGGGGACGCGAAGCTGTTGGAAATGGCTCGCGAAGACGGCATTCCCGACTTTGAGGTGATGTCCAAGCAGGAGCTGATCTTTGCCGTCTTGAAACACCGCATGAAAGTCGGTGGACTGATGTACGGCGAAGGCACGCTGGAAATCCTGCCCGACGGGTTCGGGTTTCTGCGGAGCAGCAAGCATCATTACGTGTCCTGTCCCGACGACATTTACGTTTCGCCCAGCCAAATCCGTCGATTCGGACTGCAGACGGGTAGCCATGTCGCCGGCCAGATCCGTCCACCCAAAGAAAACGAACGCTATTTTGCCCTGCTGCGAATCGAGGCCATCAATCGCCGCGATCCGTCGCAACGCAACGCCGCGATCCCGTTCGAGGACCTGACGCCGCTGCATCCGGATCGCCGGATCATGATGGAACACGAAGGCGGTGAGATGTCCACACGCGTGGTCGACATGTTGACGCCGATCGGGTTTGGGCAACGCGGTTTGATCGTCAGCCCGCCTCGCGCGGGCAAAACCGTGCTGATGCAGAACATGGCTCGCGCGGTGCTGTCGAACTATCCCGAGGCCTATGTCTTTATTCTGCTGATCGATGAACGTCCCGAAGAAGTCACGGACATGGAACGCGAAGTCCGCGGGCCGCAGTGCGAAGTCATCAGCAGTACGTTTGACGAACCCGCCCAGCGACACATCCAAGTCGCCCAGATGGTGATCGAAAAAGCCAAACGGATGGTCGAAGCCGGCGTCGACGTGGTCGTCTTTCTCGATTCGATCACGCGTCTGGCTCGAGCCCACAACAGCGACGGCGAATCCACCGGCAAATTGCTCAGCGGCGGGCTGGATGCCGGCGCGATGCAGAAACCCAAGTCGATCTTTGGCTCCGCCCGGAAAACCGAAGAGGGCGGGTCGCTGACGATCATCGCCACCGCGTTGGTCGATACCGGCAGCAAGATGGATGACGTGATCTTTGAGGAGTTCAAAGGGACCGGTAACTTGGAAATCGTCCTGGACCGGTCGTTGGTCGATCGACGGATCTGGCCGGCAATCGACATCAGCCGAAGTGGCACGCGGCGCGAAGAAATGCTGCTGGATCAAGAAGAGTTCAAACGGATTTCGGCGCTGCGACGCGCCTTGTCCGAGGTCTCGCCGGTCGATGCCATGGATGACCTGATCAAGCGATTGAAAAAGACACAGAACAATGCCGAGTTTTTGCTGAGCGTGAAGGATGTTGACTGA
- the ribH gene encoding 6,7-dimethyl-8-ribityllumazine synthase: MTEITGVDGQLPAGKIVIIASRYNEGICDSLVRGSVETLTAAGYSEADLEIIRVPGAWELVLLAANALDRDEVLAVVTLGCVIKGETTHDEHINRSVSDALMQLGVQTRKPIGFGLLTCNTLEQALQRSGGTVGNKGNEAAEAVVELLRLAGKLKA, encoded by the coding sequence TTGACTGAGATTACGGGTGTCGATGGCCAGCTGCCCGCCGGAAAAATTGTCATCATCGCCAGTCGCTATAACGAAGGCATTTGTGATTCGCTGGTCCGCGGAAGCGTCGAAACGCTGACCGCTGCCGGTTACTCCGAAGCCGACCTGGAAATCATTCGCGTCCCCGGCGCTTGGGAATTGGTCCTGTTGGCCGCCAACGCACTGGACCGCGACGAGGTGCTCGCCGTCGTCACGCTCGGCTGCGTGATCAAGGGCGAAACCACACACGATGAACACATCAATCGCAGCGTCAGCGATGCGCTGATGCAATTGGGAGTCCAGACACGCAAACCCATCGGTTTCGGACTGTTGACCTGCAACACGCTCGAACAAGCGCTTCAACGCAGCGGCGGAACGGTCGGCAACAAAGGCAACGAAGCCGCCGAGGCGGTGGTCGAATTACTGCGACTGGCCGGTAAGCTGAAGGCTTAA
- a CDS encoding DNA gyrase/topoisomerase IV subunit B, translating to MTAIATKSNYNADAIVALEGLDPVRKRPGMYIGGVGTAGLHHLIWEIVDNSVDEAMNGHASEIVVTLHKDGQTISVSDNGRGIPVDKHPKTKKPALEMVLTILHAGGKFEGQNYKTAGGLHGVGASVVNALSKELTAVVRRDGAQYKMEFERGKPTTKLKKLKGAVRGSGTTITFTPDPQIFPKTTFDTTLIRARLETASFLHRGVKVTYVDEVAKTKESFVHEQGIVDFLNKVLKERKARPIHATPFSHSVDDDMRIEVVLQWTESTDEHVRSYVNGIPTGSGGTHENGFRGGLNKAVRNYIDTHNLTPRGVKITHEDIREGMVGIISVFVSEPQFQGQTKDRLNNPEVQTSVEAAVRGEIEQWMNSNRSIADSIVARIIAAARARAASRAASEAVSRKGGAKRTMLPGKLSDCLSSGKMQSELFIVEGDSAGGSAKQGRDRNYQAILPLRGKVLNTESATLKKILDNKEIQDMVASLGCGIGPKMDIAGLRYGRIILLADADSDGHHITTLLLTFFYRHMPQLISDGRLFIAVPPLYRIDLGKETYWAKDDAHREEILQKHGGRAKPEITRFKGLGEMMPKVLWQTTLDPAQRQLLRVEVDDQLETDRVISDLMGRDASARFRFIMDRAADAEVDV from the coding sequence ATGACAGCAATCGCGACTAAATCCAACTACAACGCCGACGCCATCGTCGCACTCGAAGGTCTGGACCCGGTCCGGAAGCGTCCGGGCATGTACATCGGGGGTGTCGGCACCGCGGGACTGCACCATCTGATCTGGGAAATCGTCGACAACTCCGTCGACGAAGCGATGAACGGCCACGCCAGTGAGATCGTGGTCACGCTGCACAAAGATGGGCAAACCATTTCGGTTTCCGACAACGGACGCGGCATCCCTGTCGACAAGCACCCCAAGACGAAGAAACCCGCACTGGAGATGGTGCTGACCATCCTGCACGCCGGCGGCAAGTTCGAAGGCCAGAACTACAAGACCGCCGGAGGTCTTCACGGCGTCGGGGCATCGGTGGTCAACGCGCTCAGCAAAGAACTGACGGCGGTGGTCCGTCGCGACGGCGCGCAGTACAAGATGGAATTCGAACGCGGCAAGCCGACCACGAAACTCAAAAAACTCAAGGGCGCCGTCCGCGGCAGCGGAACGACGATCACCTTCACCCCCGATCCGCAGATCTTTCCCAAGACGACCTTCGACACGACACTGATTCGCGCCCGTCTGGAAACGGCCAGCTTCTTGCACCGCGGTGTTAAAGTCACCTACGTCGATGAAGTCGCCAAGACCAAAGAATCGTTCGTTCACGAACAAGGCATCGTCGACTTCCTCAACAAAGTCCTGAAGGAACGCAAAGCGCGCCCGATCCACGCGACTCCGTTCAGCCATTCGGTTGACGACGACATGCGGATCGAAGTCGTCTTGCAGTGGACCGAATCGACCGATGAACACGTCCGCAGCTATGTCAACGGAATCCCGACCGGCAGCGGCGGAACCCATGAGAACGGTTTTCGCGGCGGACTGAACAAGGCGGTGCGAAACTACATCGACACCCACAATCTGACGCCCCGCGGCGTCAAGATCACCCACGAAGACATCCGCGAAGGAATGGTGGGGATCATTTCGGTCTTCGTCAGCGAGCCGCAGTTCCAGGGGCAAACCAAAGACCGTTTGAACAACCCCGAAGTTCAAACGTCCGTCGAAGCCGCGGTGCGTGGCGAGATCGAACAGTGGATGAACAGCAACCGATCCATCGCCGATTCGATCGTCGCCCGGATCATCGCCGCCGCCCGCGCCCGTGCCGCCTCCCGAGCCGCCTCCGAAGCCGTCTCACGCAAGGGCGGTGCGAAACGAACGATGCTGCCGGGCAAACTGAGCGATTGCTTGTCCAGCGGAAAGATGCAGTCCGAGCTGTTCATCGTCGAAGGTGATTCCGCCGGCGGCAGCGCGAAACAAGGCCGCGATCGAAACTACCAGGCCATCCTTCCGCTCCGCGGAAAAGTTCTGAATACCGAAAGCGCGACGCTGAAGAAAATCCTGGACAACAAAGAAATCCAGGATATGGTCGCGTCGCTCGGTTGCGGGATCGGTCCCAAGATGGACATCGCCGGACTGCGCTACGGACGCATCATCCTGTTGGCCGATGCCGATTCCGATGGGCACCACATCACGACGTTGTTGCTGACGTTCTTCTATCGTCACATGCCCCAATTGATCTCCGACGGACGACTGTTCATCGCCGTTCCGCCGCTGTATCGAATCGATCTGGGCAAAGAAACCTACTGGGCCAAAGACGACGCCCACCGTGAAGAGATCCTGCAGAAACACGGCGGACGGGCCAAACCCGAAATCACGCGTTTCAAAGGACTCGGCGAAATGATGCCCAAAGTCCTCTGGCAAACCACCCTCGATCCCGCCCAGCGACAACTGCTGCGGGTGGAAGTCGATGACCAGTTGGAAACCGATCGCGTGATCAGCGACCTGATGGGACGCGACGCGTCGGCACGGTTCCGGTTTATCATGGACCGGGCAGCGGACGCCGAAGTGGACGTTTAG
- a CDS encoding DNA gyrase/topoisomerase IV subunit A: MAKRRPRKQSEKNGKSLFDAVEDSLLTAVPLRQAAQERYLNYSLSVITSRALPDVRDGLKPVQRRILYTMHQQGLSSTAKHRKCAKVVGDVMGNYHPHGDSSIYEALVRMAQPFAMRMPLVDGSGNFGSVDGDNAAAMRYTECRMTPVAGEVLTDLATRTVAYKANYDGSREEPVVLPSRLPNLLLNGATGIAVGMATNIPPHNLREICNALLKLLRDPEIKDYQLVANDAVQAPDFPTGGQITNTKDELREIYQTGQGTIKLRGTIKQGTKDRSGKVIQIDSIPYSVNKALLVERISELVFDGKLPLVTEVRDLSTDEIRIDLLLKKDADEKKVLAFLYKHTDFQKNFNVNLTCLVPTENPELGTPERLSLKEMLWHFLHFRLEVVTRRLENELASLERRIHILEGFALIFDALDQIIKIIRQSDGKADAAEKIMKRFPASKGGLDAEQTDAILELKLYRLARLEINLILDELKDKKKRAAQIRKLLNEDTKDTNASGRWKIVREEIEGLITTYGSDTASRRRTAINAVEEEVEYSVEDFIVAENCHVLVTTDGWVKRQKQIVDPAKSRLRQGDSVLACIAGSTRATLALFSSLGVCYTTRFIDIPASTGFGEPIQKLFKMKDGERIIAAISFDPRCIGQIHEDPKHPDYCPEIHAFAASSNGFALRFGLAPFSEPSTRSGRRFARVTGDAAIIDVVPITGSEIILAVSENCRAIVCESEEVNYLSGAGKGVTLIRLADGDRLLGFKASSGDRDLLTIETNRGARKTVSTAKYRVTSRGGKGVELQKNGKIAKIISPPVAAPAPFDDE; encoded by the coding sequence GTGGCAAAACGACGTCCCCGCAAGCAATCGGAAAAGAACGGCAAATCGTTGTTTGACGCCGTCGAGGATTCGCTCCTGACGGCGGTCCCGCTGCGCCAGGCGGCTCAGGAACGCTACCTCAATTATTCCCTGTCGGTGATCACCAGCCGGGCGCTGCCGGACGTCCGCGATGGGCTCAAACCCGTCCAGCGACGCATCCTCTACACGATGCACCAGCAGGGGCTCTCCAGCACCGCCAAGCACCGCAAATGCGCCAAAGTCGTCGGCGACGTGATGGGGAACTATCACCCCCACGGCGACAGCTCGATCTACGAGGCGCTGGTCCGCATGGCCCAGCCCTTCGCGATGCGGATGCCGCTGGTCGACGGCAGCGGCAACTTCGGCAGCGTCGACGGCGACAACGCCGCGGCGATGCGCTACACCGAGTGCCGCATGACCCCGGTCGCCGGCGAAGTGCTGACCGACCTGGCGACCCGCACCGTCGCCTACAAGGCCAACTATGACGGCAGCCGCGAGGAACCCGTCGTCCTGCCCAGCCGCTTGCCCAACCTGCTGCTCAACGGCGCCACCGGGATCGCCGTCGGAATGGCCACCAACATTCCCCCACACAACTTGCGCGAGATCTGCAACGCGCTGCTGAAACTGTTGCGGGATCCGGAAATCAAAGACTATCAACTGGTCGCCAATGATGCCGTCCAGGCCCCGGACTTTCCCACCGGCGGCCAAATCACCAACACCAAGGACGAGCTCCGCGAGATCTATCAAACCGGCCAAGGCACCATCAAGCTTCGCGGCACGATCAAACAGGGCACCAAGGATCGTAGCGGAAAAGTCATTCAAATCGACTCGATCCCCTACAGCGTCAACAAAGCGCTGTTGGTCGAACGGATCAGCGAATTGGTCTTCGACGGCAAACTGCCCCTGGTCACCGAAGTCCGGGATCTGTCGACCGACGAAATCCGCATCGACCTGCTGCTCAAGAAAGACGCCGACGAAAAAAAGGTGCTGGCATTCCTCTACAAACACACCGATTTTCAAAAGAACTTTAACGTCAACCTGACCTGCCTGGTTCCCACCGAAAACCCGGAACTGGGAACGCCCGAGCGACTCTCACTCAAAGAAATGCTCTGGCACTTCCTGCATTTCCGCTTGGAAGTCGTCACCCGTCGTTTGGAAAACGAACTGGCGTCACTGGAGCGGCGGATCCACATCCTGGAAGGCTTCGCGCTGATCTTCGACGCGCTCGATCAGATCATCAAAATCATTCGCCAATCGGACGGCAAAGCCGATGCGGCCGAAAAAATCATGAAGCGGTTTCCGGCCAGCAAAGGCGGCCTGGACGCCGAGCAGACCGACGCAATCCTCGAATTGAAACTGTATCGATTGGCGCGTCTGGAAATCAATCTGATCCTGGATGAACTGAAAGACAAGAAGAAACGCGCCGCGCAGATCCGTAAACTGCTCAACGAAGACACCAAGGACACCAACGCCTCGGGCCGCTGGAAAATCGTCCGCGAAGAAATCGAGGGGCTGATCACGACCTATGGAAGCGACACCGCGAGCCGTCGGCGGACCGCGATCAACGCCGTCGAAGAGGAGGTCGAGTACTCGGTCGAAGATTTTATCGTCGCCGAAAACTGCCACGTCCTGGTCACCACCGACGGCTGGGTGAAACGGCAAAAACAAATCGTCGATCCCGCCAAGAGCCGGCTCCGGCAAGGCGATTCGGTGCTCGCCTGCATCGCCGGCAGCACCCGCGCCACCCTCGCCCTGTTCTCGTCGCTCGGTGTCTGTTACACGACCCGATTCATCGACATCCCCGCCTCGACGGGTTTCGGAGAACCGATTCAAAAGCTGTTCAAGATGAAAGACGGCGAACGGATCATCGCCGCAATCTCCTTCGACCCGCGTTGCATCGGCCAGATCCACGAAGACCCCAAACACCCCGATTACTGCCCCGAAATCCACGCCTTCGCCGCGTCGAGCAACGGGTTTGCCCTGCGTTTCGGACTGGCACCGTTTTCCGAACCGTCGACCCGCAGCGGACGCCGTTTCGCCCGCGTCACCGGCGATGCCGCGATCATCGACGTGGTCCCGATCACCGGCAGCGAAATCATTCTGGCCGTCTCGGAAAACTGTCGCGCGATCGTTTGTGAATCCGAAGAAGTCAACTATCTGTCCGGGGCGGGAAAAGGCGTCACCCTGATCCGATTGGCCGACGGAGATCGCTTGCTCGGATTCAAAGCCAGCAGCGGCGATCGAGATCTGCTAACCATCGAAACCAACCGCGGCGCACGGAAAACCGTCTCCACCGCCAAGTACCGGGTCACCAGCCGCGGCGGCAAGGGCGTCGAGCTGCAAAAGAACGGCAAGATCGCCAAGATCATCTCGCCGCCGGTCGCCGCCCCCGCACCCTTCGACGATGAATAG
- a CDS encoding tetratricopeptide repeat protein, with product MPDLDANTASSARDQASSNESSVDSGNPDLSPLDGGRWRPVSPGELLRKPVADSNEELDEDQREHRRTVQLERRQELEHKLKANPTDLDGFLELAAIYRSEHRPLEAKRLLQQATQIFPDDEGILFQLEEAILARSLQQYREVSDLASRLKTPEADRELERSRGDWAMRRIEVCRARLARDPSQIQLRLAMADAKFDAEMFEESFADAGHLLELDEFSPQAHFLRARCLLALGNDLPAMKELRAVALRRSVVAPESLRHASLKLLCELADKLSLQATGQQYEAHLKRLQATSTPSKS from the coding sequence ATGCCTGATCTTGATGCAAACACCGCTTCCTCGGCCAGGGATCAAGCTTCATCCAATGAGTCATCGGTCGACTCCGGCAACCCGGATCTCAGTCCGCTCGACGGCGGCCGATGGCGTCCGGTCAGCCCCGGCGAATTGCTGCGAAAACCCGTGGCGGATTCGAACGAGGAATTGGATGAAGACCAACGGGAACATCGTCGCACCGTTCAATTGGAACGACGTCAGGAGTTGGAGCACAAGTTAAAAGCCAACCCGACGGATTTGGACGGATTCTTGGAACTCGCCGCGATCTATCGCAGCGAGCATCGGCCGTTGGAAGCCAAGCGATTGCTGCAGCAGGCCACGCAGATCTTTCCCGACGACGAAGGCATCCTGTTTCAATTGGAAGAAGCGATCCTTGCCCGCTCGCTGCAACAATACCGCGAAGTCAGTGATCTCGCGTCGCGGCTGAAAACGCCCGAAGCGGATCGAGAGTTGGAACGGAGTCGTGGCGATTGGGCGATGCGACGGATCGAAGTCTGTCGCGCCCGGTTGGCGCGAGACCCCTCGCAGATCCAATTGCGATTGGCGATGGCCGATGCGAAGTTTGACGCCGAGATGTTTGAAGAGTCCTTTGCCGACGCGGGGCACTTGTTGGAGCTGGACGAGTTTTCGCCCCAAGCTCATTTTCTTCGCGCCCGCTGTTTGCTCGCTCTGGGAAACGACTTGCCGGCGATGAAAGAGCTCCGCGCGGTGGCGCTGCGACGGTCCGTTGTCGCGCCGGAATCCTTGCGCCATGCCAGCCTAAAACTGCTCTGTGAGCTGGCAGACAAGTTGTCACTGCAGGCGACCGGGCAACAATACGAGGCGCACCTGAAACGTCTTCAAGCAACCTCCACGCCATCGAAGTCCTGA
- a CDS encoding WXG100 family type VII secretion target — protein sequence MNQAVVDPEQLRQFASHLHRFVEELKERSTALGTQMNQLEQTWRDEQQRKFAGEFSEQLRQLSRLVKTTEQHIPYLLRKAEQIDAYLGR from the coding sequence ATGAATCAAGCCGTCGTTGATCCCGAACAGTTGCGTCAATTCGCTTCCCATCTGCATCGTTTCGTCGAGGAGTTGAAAGAGCGTTCGACGGCGCTGGGCACGCAGATGAATCAACTGGAGCAAACGTGGCGTGATGAACAGCAACGCAAATTTGCCGGTGAGTTCAGCGAACAACTGCGTCAGCTGTCGCGATTGGTCAAGACGACCGAGCAACACATTCCGTATCTGTTGCGCAAGGCAGAGCAAATCGACGCCTATCTGGGCAGGTAG
- a CDS encoding ABC transporter substrate-binding protein: MKSLQLPYLAVFFILVGCNSTPPPSPDGGTAIQVQLNWYPETEHGGLFQALADGSYQAEGLEVTIQPGGRATPIGPELALGRAQFAIANADDVIIYRQQGIDVVAVMAAMQNHPRCILARRDSGVESFADLKGKTLQRQAGRAFVEFMRSKGILDGVKEVPYHGSIASLVGDPNIVIQGYSCAEPLLAEQQGVPVNTLMVSDLGFNPYSSVLVTTGKLIREQPDLVRRFVDITRQGWRSYLNDGSQGNAAILSVNEEGMTPEALQFGAKVMRDLAMPDASSADTVGTMTAQRWSELFDQLTALDLVDPEKVRAEDCYTLEFLE; encoded by the coding sequence ATGAAGTCCCTGCAACTCCCCTACCTGGCCGTCTTTTTCATCTTGGTCGGATGCAACTCGACGCCGCCGCCGTCACCTGACGGTGGCACTGCGATCCAAGTCCAATTGAACTGGTATCCCGAAACCGAACACGGCGGACTGTTCCAGGCTCTGGCCGACGGATCCTATCAGGCCGAGGGGCTCGAGGTGACGATCCAGCCGGGGGGCCGGGCCACGCCGATCGGCCCCGAACTGGCACTGGGGCGAGCCCAATTCGCGATCGCCAACGCGGACGACGTGATCATCTATCGCCAGCAAGGAATCGACGTCGTGGCGGTGATGGCGGCGATGCAAAATCATCCGCGTTGCATTCTGGCCCGCCGAGACAGCGGCGTGGAATCGTTTGCCGATTTGAAGGGCAAAACGCTGCAACGCCAAGCCGGACGCGCGTTCGTCGAATTCATGCGTTCCAAGGGGATCTTGGACGGGGTCAAAGAAGTGCCCTACCACGGCAGCATCGCGTCTCTGGTCGGCGATCCGAACATCGTGATCCAGGGCTACAGCTGTGCCGAACCCCTGCTCGCCGAACAACAGGGAGTGCCGGTCAACACCTTGATGGTCAGCGACCTGGGGTTCAATCCCTACTCAAGCGTTCTGGTGACCACGGGAAAATTGATCCGCGAACAACCCGATCTGGTTCGGCGTTTCGTCGACATCACGCGTCAGGGTTGGCGAAGCTACCTGAACGACGGCAGCCAGGGCAACGCAGCGATCTTGAGCGTCAACGAAGAAGGCATGACGCCTGAAGCACTCCAGTTCGGCGCGAAGGTGATGCGTGACTTGGCGATGCCTGACGCGTCGAGCGCCGATACCGTGGGCACGATGACGGCGCAGCGATGGAGTGAATTGTTCGACCAACTCACCGCGCTCGATCTGGTCGACCCGGAAAAGGTCCGCGCCGAAGACTGCTACACACTCGAGTTTTTGGAGTAG
- a CDS encoding adenine phosphoribosyltransferase, which yields MTIDLKSFIRDIPNFPKPGIIYRDIAPLLLDPQAFKAATEAMAAPFDGETVDVVAAAEARGFIFAAPLALHLNAGFVPIRKPGKLPFETHSHSYDLEYGSDELHVHIDGVLPGQRVIIVDDLLATGGTMQACCKLLELCQAEILGCSFLIHLAGLKGETKLEPYRVESAVVY from the coding sequence ATGACGATTGATCTAAAAAGTTTCATTCGCGACATTCCCAATTTTCCCAAGCCGGGAATCATCTATCGCGACATCGCCCCGTTGCTGCTCGATCCCCAGGCGTTCAAGGCGGCGACCGAGGCCATGGCGGCTCCCTTTGACGGCGAAACGGTCGACGTGGTCGCCGCCGCTGAAGCGCGGGGGTTCATCTTTGCCGCCCCGTTGGCGCTGCACTTGAACGCCGGATTCGTGCCGATTCGCAAGCCCGGCAAGCTGCCTTTTGAAACGCATTCCCATTCGTATGACCTGGAATACGGCAGCGACGAATTGCACGTCCACATCGACGGCGTGCTCCCCGGCCAGCGGGTGATCATCGTCGACGACCTGCTGGCGACCGGCGGGACCATGCAGGCTTGCTGCAAGCTGCTGGAACTCTGCCAGGCGGAAATCCTGGGCTGTTCGTTCCTGATTCACCTGGCCGGGCTGAAGGGCGAAACCAAGCTGGAGCCGTACCGCGTCGAATCGGCCGTGGTCTACTAG
- the nadA gene encoding quinolinate synthase NadA, giving the protein MTTPTLPTVHSDPNRNAAHPLAAYKTLSSEELIERITAVRQELGDSLLILGHHYQQDEVVEHTDLRGDSYQLSEMAAQSETCRSIVFCGVHFMAETADILANRPEKLASRNGERVRVILPDMAAGCSMADMAAIAQVEAAWDDMSEVIDTERVIPVTYINSAASLKAFCGKHGGIVCTSSNARAVLEWAFERGDRVFFFPDQHLGRNTALKMGITEDQMPVWDPYELELGGNEEQAIVDSRVILWKGHCSVHQMFRPEHVAQFRQQHPGIKILVHPECPREVNDLADVSGSTGLIIRTVQESPPGTKWAIGTELHLVNRLKAEHPEQEIHFLSPVLCMCATMYRIDLPHLCWALENLREGTPVNTIEVSEEVTKWSLVALERMLAVK; this is encoded by the coding sequence TTGACCACGCCAACGCTCCCCACCGTCCATTCCGATCCGAACCGCAACGCGGCGCACCCGCTGGCGGCCTACAAGACGCTCTCCAGCGAGGAGCTGATCGAGCGAATCACGGCCGTTCGCCAGGAGTTGGGGGACTCGTTGCTGATTCTGGGACACCACTACCAGCAGGACGAAGTGGTCGAGCACACCGATCTGCGCGGCGACAGCTATCAGTTGTCCGAAATGGCAGCCCAGAGTGAAACGTGTCGCTCGATCGTGTTTTGCGGTGTCCACTTCATGGCCGAAACGGCCGACATTTTGGCCAACCGCCCTGAAAAACTTGCCAGCCGTAATGGAGAACGGGTCCGCGTGATTTTGCCGGACATGGCCGCGGGCTGTTCGATGGCCGATATGGCGGCGATTGCCCAGGTCGAAGCGGCCTGGGACGACATGTCCGAAGTCATCGACACCGAGCGGGTGATCCCGGTCACCTACATCAACAGCGCCGCGAGCTTGAAGGCGTTCTGCGGAAAACATGGCGGCATCGTCTGCACCAGCAGCAACGCCCGGGCGGTCCTGGAATGGGCCTTCGAACGCGGCGATCGTGTGTTTTTCTTCCCCGACCAGCATCTGGGACGCAACACGGCACTGAAAATGGGCATCACGGAAGACCAGATGCCGGTTTGGGATCCCTACGAATTAGAACTCGGCGGCAACGAAGAGCAGGCGATCGTCGATAGTCGGGTGATCTTGTGGAAAGGGCACTGCAGTGTCCACCAAATGTTCCGTCCCGAGCACGTCGCACAATTCCGCCAGCAGCATCCGGGGATCAAAATTCTGGTGCACCCGGAATGTCCGCGCGAAGTCAACGATCTGGCGGACGTCTCCGGTAGCACCGGCTTGATCATCCGCACGGTTCAGGAAAGTCCGCCGGGCACGAAGTGGGCGATCGGGACCGAGTTGCATCTGGTCAATCGCCTCAAGGCCGAGCATCCCGAGCAAGAAATCCACTTCCTCAGCCCCGTCCTGTGCATGTGCGCGACGATGTATCGCATCGATCTGCCCCATTTGTGCTGGGCGCTGGAGAATCTCCGCGAGGGGACTCCGGTCAATACGATTGAGGTATCTGAAGAGGTGACCAAGTGGAGTTTGGTCGCGTTGGAGCGCATGTTGGCGGTGAAATAG